The proteins below are encoded in one region of Myxococcales bacterium:
- a CDS encoding acyl-CoA dehydrogenase family protein, whose amino-acid sequence MCQVWHVLAKKWPKWNSLTDTQRLIQGSARQFSKNQLAPNAARFEAQKQVPKEILAQMAELGLMSMGVKETYGGTDAGALAFSLALREIAYGCASTAVMMAVTNMVAEVIQYFGSEVQREQHLPSFGSGHYRTAAFALSEASAGSDPAAMLSTAQKHHDRWLISGSKQWISNAASAGVFVLWARTSEQGNKGLSCFLLPAGTPGLSLGKPEDKMGLRASDTLPLELDGCELPLDALLGQEGQGFKIAMHALNGGRISIASQCLGIARAAFDEAKAYAKEREQFSQAIANFQAVQWMLADCQTELDAMELLVNHAAARKEQGIDYSQAASMAKLYASEAAWRICNRALQIHGGYGYTREYPVERHLRDVRATQIYEGSSEIQRIVIGRSLLS is encoded by the coding sequence ATATGCCAAGTTTGGCATGTTTTAGCAAAAAAATGGCCAAAATGGAATTCTCTCACCGATACTCAGCGTTTGATTCAAGGAAGCGCTCGCCAATTTTCAAAGAACCAGCTTGCTCCAAACGCTGCTCGATTTGAAGCACAAAAGCAGGTGCCAAAAGAGATCCTGGCTCAGATGGCTGAACTGGGCTTGATGAGCATGGGCGTAAAAGAGACCTACGGAGGCACTGATGCTGGAGCGCTGGCCTTTAGCCTGGCGTTGCGTGAGATAGCCTACGGATGTGCATCAACAGCAGTCATGATGGCGGTTACCAACATGGTGGCCGAGGTCATTCAATATTTTGGTAGCGAAGTGCAAAGAGAGCAACACTTGCCATCGTTTGGTAGTGGTCACTATCGCACTGCAGCTTTTGCCCTGAGCGAAGCCAGCGCGGGAAGTGATCCTGCTGCCATGCTTAGCACGGCCCAAAAACATCATGACAGATGGCTCATTTCAGGTAGCAAGCAATGGATCAGCAATGCAGCTTCAGCCGGGGTCTTTGTGCTGTGGGCGCGCACTTCCGAGCAGGGGAACAAAGGCCTTAGTTGTTTTTTGCTGCCAGCCGGCACACCTGGGCTTAGCTTGGGTAAGCCGGAAGATAAAATGGGTTTGCGGGCATCCGATACCTTGCCACTCGAGTTGGACGGATGCGAGCTTCCTTTGGATGCTTTGCTCGGACAAGAGGGACAGGGTTTTAAAATTGCCATGCATGCACTCAACGGAGGACGCATTAGCATCGCTTCACAGTGTTTAGGCATAGCGCGAGCGGCTTTCGATGAAGCCAAGGCCTACGCAAAGGAGCGCGAGCAATTTAGTCAAGCCATTGCGAATTTTCAGGCTGTTCAATGGATGCTTGCGGATTGTCAAACAGAACTCGATGCCATGGAATTGCTTGTTAACCATGCAGCGGCGCGCAAAGAACAAGGCATCGATTATAGCCAAGCGGCTTCCATGGCTAAGCTCTATGCTTCGGAAGCCGCGTGGCGCATCTGCAACCGTGCACTGCAAATACACGGTGGTTACGGTTACACGCGTGAATACCCGGTTGAGCGTCATTTGCGTGACGTTCGGGCGACGCAAATCTACGAAGGCAGCAGCGAGATCCAACGTATTGTCATAGGGCGAAGTTTACTCAGCTAA
- a CDS encoding tetratricopeptide repeat protein, translated as MKRFDEAQQIVDALAPEKRNTTEARIALAQLFLAKGQAREGLKEISSIAELPEASAELLVVYGDLLYLAGWLGRAGSAYEAALKKDPDSPTALLGRAKVEFRAGRKDNALRVAEQAGEALKKRAQPETVVAELWLLRGEVYLSMGAGKQEDAVFALKKAVSFDQAPPESYFWLGEALSKGSAAQAKEAYENYLKADPDGEYAARARRAIGE; from the coding sequence TTGAAGCGATTCGATGAGGCGCAACAAATTGTCGATGCCTTGGCTCCTGAAAAGCGAAATACCACAGAGGCTCGCATTGCTCTGGCACAGCTCTTTCTGGCCAAAGGGCAGGCTCGCGAAGGACTAAAAGAAATCAGTTCGATTGCGGAGCTGCCTGAGGCAAGTGCGGAGCTTTTGGTTGTCTACGGCGACTTGCTCTACCTTGCGGGATGGCTGGGGCGAGCCGGTTCGGCCTATGAAGCGGCGCTGAAAAAAGACCCCGATAGTCCCACCGCGTTGTTGGGTCGAGCAAAAGTCGAGTTCCGGGCAGGTCGTAAGGACAACGCTCTGCGCGTTGCCGAACAAGCAGGCGAGGCTTTGAAAAAGCGAGCTCAACCGGAAACGGTTGTTGCTGAACTATGGTTGCTCCGAGGCGAGGTGTATTTGAGCATGGGCGCAGGCAAGCAGGAGGACGCGGTTTTTGCGCTCAAGAAAGCTGTCTCATTCGATCAAGCGCCCCCTGAAAGTTATTTTTGGCTCGGAGAAGCACTTTCCAAGGGTTCGGCCGCCCAAGCCAAAGAAGCCTATGAAAACTATTTGAAAGCAGACCCCGACGGCGAGTACGCTGCTCGCGCCCGCCGCGCCATCGGGGAATAG
- a CDS encoding acyl-CoA dehydrogenase — protein sequence MDTSLSEEQLLVQKTARDFAQREVAPQARELDAQSRWPADILKSMAELGLMGVAVPENYGGAGFDHVAYALAIEEISAACASVGVIMSVNNSLACAPILHFGSEEQKKEFLTPMAAGKILGCFGLTEPASGSDASHMETVAEKSAEHWIINGSKNWITNGPHADLIVLFAATDRSLGAKGTTAFIVPKDTPGFRREKPDHKLGIHAAHSCTVFFENCKVPMSCQLGAEGQGFKIAMKTLDGGRIGIAAQALGIARAAFEKALAYAKERKAFGEVIAKKQAIQFMLADMATQIEAARLLILKAAWLEDRGARHSSESAVAKLFASEMATWVTHKAIQIHGGYGYSTEYDVERHYRDARITEIYEGTSEIMRLVIAMHALKV from the coding sequence ATGGATACCTCGCTTAGTGAAGAGCAGCTGTTGGTCCAAAAAACGGCTCGTGATTTTGCGCAACGTGAAGTTGCTCCACAAGCTCGTGAGCTTGACGCACAGTCTCGTTGGCCGGCCGACATCCTCAAGTCCATGGCAGAGCTTGGCTTGATGGGCGTTGCTGTACCGGAAAACTACGGTGGAGCAGGCTTTGACCATGTCGCCTATGCGCTAGCCATCGAGGAAATCAGCGCGGCATGCGCATCGGTTGGAGTGATCATGTCGGTAAACAATTCACTCGCGTGTGCGCCCATACTGCATTTCGGTAGCGAAGAGCAGAAAAAAGAGTTTCTTACGCCGATGGCGGCAGGCAAGATTCTCGGCTGTTTTGGATTGACCGAGCCTGCGAGCGGCTCGGATGCAAGCCACATGGAAACCGTGGCCGAAAAATCCGCAGAGCATTGGATTATCAATGGTTCTAAAAATTGGATCACCAATGGACCCCATGCAGATTTGATTGTTCTGTTTGCCGCAACCGACAGGAGCCTTGGGGCGAAAGGCACGACCGCTTTCATTGTTCCTAAAGATACGCCGGGCTTTCGCCGGGAAAAACCCGATCATAAACTCGGCATTCACGCGGCTCATTCCTGCACGGTGTTTTTTGAAAACTGCAAAGTACCGATGAGCTGTCAGTTGGGAGCCGAAGGGCAGGGCTTTAAGATAGCCATGAAGACCCTTGATGGTGGACGCATTGGCATTGCCGCTCAGGCCTTGGGTATTGCGCGTGCTGCTTTTGAAAAAGCGCTGGCCTATGCCAAAGAACGCAAGGCCTTTGGCGAAGTGATCGCAAAGAAGCAAGCGATTCAATTTATGCTTGCGGATATGGCAACTCAAATCGAAGCCGCAAGACTACTGATTCTCAAAGCAGCTTGGCTTGAGGATCGAGGGGCTCGACACAGTTCCGAGTCCGCCGTTGCCAAACTCTTCGCTTCGGAGATGGCGACCTGGGTGACGCACAAAGCGATTCAAATACATGGTGGCTACGGTTATTCCACCGAATACGATGTGGAGCGACACTACCGTGATGCACGCATTACCGAGATCTATGAAGGGACAAGTGAAATCATGCGACTTGTCATCGCGATGCACGCGTTAAAGGTATAG
- a CDS encoding methylmalonyl-CoA mutase family protein, with product MLEALRKERKRWAQDQVSSAIKHSALRQESFDTQSGIAVPDLATPLDNAEFDYLQSLGFPGEYPFTRGVYPTMHRGKLWTMRMFAGFGTAKQTNERFKYLLEQGQTGLSTAFDFPTLMGYDSDSPRSLGEVGRCGVAVDTLADMDMLFDQIPLDQVTTSMTINGPAAVLLAFYVALSDKRGIPREKIGGTIQNDCLKEFMAQHAWVVPPKPAMRIVTDTIEFCTSELPRFHPVSISGYHIREAGSTAVQELAFTLADGIAYVTWALERGLDVDAFAPRLSFFFDVHNDFLEEIAKFRAARRMWATIMKERFGAKKDRSMMLRTHAQTAGVSLTAQQPFNNVARVAIQALAGALGGVQSLHTNAFDETYALPTRESVTVALRTQQIVAYESGVANTIDPLAGSYYLEWLTNELEKQAWEYIDKIDAMGGMVSAVEDGYPQKEISRSAYKRQKEIESKGKVIVGVNAFRSQERDKIPTLKIDEDAVKEQHDSLARIKAQRDAKSVETALQAVRQAAKHDQNLMPSLVAAAKVYCSEQELCDVLREVFGTHSDKPEF from the coding sequence ATGCTTGAGGCGCTTCGAAAAGAACGCAAGCGTTGGGCTCAGGATCAAGTCAGCTCAGCCATAAAGCATTCAGCGCTTCGTCAAGAAAGTTTTGATACGCAAAGCGGCATTGCTGTTCCGGACTTAGCCACTCCGCTCGACAATGCTGAGTTTGATTACCTGCAGTCGCTTGGATTTCCAGGAGAGTATCCCTTTACGCGTGGTGTGTATCCCACCATGCACCGCGGAAAACTCTGGACCATGCGTATGTTTGCCGGTTTCGGTACGGCGAAACAGACCAATGAGCGTTTTAAGTACTTGCTAGAGCAAGGCCAAACAGGACTCAGCACGGCTTTCGATTTCCCAACCTTGATGGGTTACGACAGTGATTCACCGCGCTCTCTCGGTGAGGTCGGCCGTTGCGGCGTGGCAGTGGACACGCTTGCCGATATGGACATGCTTTTTGATCAGATTCCTCTTGATCAAGTAACGACATCGATGACCATCAACGGTCCTGCGGCAGTCCTCTTAGCTTTTTACGTGGCGCTTTCGGATAAACGCGGCATTCCGAGAGAGAAAATTGGCGGCACCATTCAAAATGACTGCCTCAAAGAGTTTATGGCGCAGCACGCGTGGGTGGTTCCGCCTAAACCCGCGATGCGTATCGTGACGGACACCATCGAGTTTTGCACAAGCGAGTTGCCCCGCTTTCATCCCGTTAGCATCAGTGGTTATCACATTCGCGAGGCGGGCTCGACTGCAGTCCAAGAGCTTGCTTTTACTTTAGCCGACGGGATTGCCTATGTGACATGGGCCCTTGAGCGAGGACTTGATGTGGATGCTTTTGCCCCACGGCTTAGTTTTTTCTTTGATGTGCACAACGATTTTCTGGAAGAGATTGCAAAGTTTCGTGCCGCGCGGCGCATGTGGGCCACGATTATGAAGGAGCGCTTTGGCGCGAAAAAAGACCGATCGATGATGTTGCGTACTCATGCGCAAACAGCTGGCGTTTCCTTGACTGCACAGCAGCCTTTTAACAATGTTGCGCGCGTTGCCATTCAGGCTCTCGCTGGCGCCTTAGGCGGCGTGCAATCACTTCATACCAATGCTTTTGATGAAACCTACGCCTTGCCAACTCGCGAGTCGGTTACCGTTGCGTTGCGCACCCAGCAAATTGTGGCTTACGAGAGTGGTGTAGCCAACACCATCGATCCACTCGCAGGAAGTTACTATCTTGAATGGCTTACAAACGAGCTTGAAAAACAGGCATGGGAGTACATCGATAAGATCGATGCCATGGGCGGCATGGTTAGCGCCGTGGAAGATGGCTATCCACAAAAAGAAATCTCACGCAGCGCCTACAAGCGTCAAAAGGAAATTGAGAGCAAAGGTAAAGTGATCGTCGGAGTGAATGCTTTTAGAAGCCAGGAACGCGACAAGATTCCTACGCTGAAAATAGATGAGGATGCTGTGAAAGAACAACATGATTCCTTAGCAAGAATCAAAGCGCAGCGCGATGCGAAAAGTGTTGAAACGGCTCTTCAGGCTGTAAGGCAAGCTGCGAAGCACGATCAAAATCTCATGCCGTCGTTGGTTGCCGCGGCTAAAGTTTACTGCAGTGAACAAGAGCTTTGCGATGTGCTACGTGAAGTGTTCGGTACACACAGCGATAAGCCTGAGTTTTAG
- a CDS encoding tetratricopeptide repeat protein, which produces MSDEYEERWDAVQEGAELLREGELEAALAELQRVADDDPENEYAQNYLGAVYFEQGEFMPAMKHYLRAIELKANYLGAMLGLGHCLRMLGRHDEAIKVGKQILHLQKDDADALHLMGMIYFARGDRNQALDYLERFLSTGPEAEVATEAQGILQMLRGEVIPLHEQDDHN; this is translated from the coding sequence ATGAGCGATGAGTACGAAGAGCGCTGGGATGCGGTGCAAGAAGGGGCTGAGCTTTTACGAGAAGGGGAGCTGGAAGCAGCACTTGCTGAATTGCAGCGAGTTGCTGACGACGACCCTGAAAATGAATATGCGCAGAACTATCTTGGTGCGGTGTATTTTGAGCAAGGCGAGTTTATGCCGGCGATGAAGCATTATTTGCGTGCCATTGAGCTTAAAGCTAATTACCTTGGCGCTATGTTGGGCCTTGGGCATTGTTTGCGGATGCTGGGAAGGCACGATGAGGCTATCAAGGTGGGTAAGCAGATTTTGCATTTGCAAAAAGACGATGCCGATGCGCTGCATTTAATGGGTATGATTTATTTTGCTCGGGGCGACCGCAATCAAGCGCTTGACTACCTTGAGCGTTTTTTAAGCACAGGACCTGAGGCCGAAGTTGCCACGGAAGCACAAGGTATTCTGCAAATGCTACGTGGCGAGGTCATTCCATTGCACGAACAAGACGATCACAATTGA